AAGGCGTTGCCGAGCAGGCCGTTGGGACGCACCATCAGCATGATCACCAGAACCAGGAACATCGCCGCCTGGGTGAGCGAGGGTCCGATATACTGGGCGGTGTAGGCGTTGATCAGGCCGAGAAGCAGGCCGCCGACCAGCGCGCCGGCCGGGCTGCCGATGCCGCCGAGCACCACGACGATGAAGGCGTTGAGCGTCCAGGCGACCTCGCTCGCCGAGCTGAACGGTTGGATGATGCCGATGATGGCGCCCGATGCGCCGGCGAGCGCGGCACCGAGGCCGAACGTCAGGCCGTGCAGGTTGCGGACATTGAGCCCCGAGAGCTGCGCCGCCAGCGGCTGCTGCGCGGTGGCGCGGATGGCGCGGCCGAAATGCGTCCGCGACAGGACCAGCGCGAGCGCGATCAGGAGGACGAGGCTCGCCCCCAGCGCGACGAGGCGCACGACGTCGATCTGCAACGGACCGAAGGTCACGCTGGAGAAGCTGTAGGACGGCGTGATCGTATGCGTGTCCGGCCCGAAGACGAGTTGCAGCAGGTTGCGGCCGATCATGGCGACGCCGAAGGTGACGACCAGCGACGCCACCAGCGAGGCGCGCGAGATGGCCCACTGGATGACGGTGCGCTGATAGGCGTAGCCGACTGCGAACAGCACCGCCCCGATCGGCAGCATGGCGAGCAGCGGGTCCAGCCCCAGCCTGGCATAGAGGACCATCGCCGCGTAGGCGCCCGCGATGACGAAGATACCGTGGGTCAGGTTGACGATGCCGAGCACGCCGAACACCAGCGAGAACCCCACCGCGGCGAGCGAGTAGATGCCGCCCAGAACCAGACCGTTCAGTGTCGTTTGCAGGAACAGCATGGCCTTCGATCCCCTACGGCGTCTTGGCTTTGGTTGGGGCCTTGGCCGCCCATGCATTCGCCACGTCCTGCCCGGTGGCGAACCAGACGTTCGGATAGCGGCGCACGAAGGCGATGAACTCCCGCAGCATCGCCAGGCGCGACGGCCGGCCGATGACCTGGGGATGGGTGACGATGTTGACGAGGCCGCCCCAGCGGTAGATCTCCTTGAACTCCTCTTTCCAGATGCTCAGGATGTGCTCGTTGGTGAAGATCGGGCGCGGTGACTTGATCGCGAACAGCGCGTAGGGCGCATCGTCCAGGCTCCAGTGCCACGGAAGCTCGACCGGACCCTCGGAGCCGTCCGGCAGCACGTGCCGGTAGGGACTGACCTGATCCATCAGCGAGCTGTCGTAGAGGAAGCCGTATTCCTTCAGCAGGCCGATCATGTTCTGCGACGTCTCGCCGGCGGGCGAGCGATAGCCGGCCGGCCTGACGCCGACGGTCTTGCGCAGCGACTCCAGCCCCTTCTCCAGCGCCTCCTTCTCCTTCTCGGGGAAGTCGGGATCGATCCATTCGTGCAGGTAGCCGTGGTGGCCGATCTCGTGGCCGCCGGCCGCGATCGCCTCGACGCGGTCTACATACTTCTCCGCGGTCCAGCCGGGAATGAAGAACGTCGCCTTCAGTTCCTCCTCGCGCAGGAGCTCGAGGATCTTCGGCACGCCGGTCTTGCCGCCATAGACGCCCTGCGACAGCACGCCCGGCCGGCGCGCATTGTCGGGGTCGCGCGAGAGCCACAGCGTCTCGGCGTCGAAGTCGAAGGTCAGCA
The window above is part of the Aquamicrobium sp. genome. Proteins encoded here:
- a CDS encoding branched-chain amino acid ABC transporter permease, producing MLFLQTTLNGLVLGGIYSLAAVGFSLVFGVLGIVNLTHGIFVIAGAYAAMVLYARLGLDPLLAMLPIGAVLFAVGYAYQRTVIQWAISRASLVASLVVTFGVAMIGRNLLQLVFGPDTHTITPSYSFSSVTFGPLQIDVVRLVALGASLVLLIALALVLSRTHFGRAIRATAQQPLAAQLSGLNVRNLHGLTFGLGAALAGASGAIIGIIQPFSSASEVAWTLNAFIVVVLGGIGSPAGALVGGLLLGLINAYTAQYIGPSLTQAAMFLVLVIMLMVRPNGLLGNAFGESR
- a CDS encoding polysaccharide deacetylase, translating into MDDMTPIEWPNGARCAVMLTFDFDAETLWLSRDPDNARRPGVLSQGVYGGKTGVPKILELLREEELKATFFIPGWTAEKYVDRVEAIAAGGHEIGHHGYLHEWIDPDFPEKEKEALEKGLESLRKTVGVRPAGYRSPAGETSQNMIGLLKEYGFLYDSSLMDQVSPYRHVLPDGSEGPVELPWHWSLDDAPYALFAIKSPRPIFTNEHILSIWKEEFKEIYRWGGLVNIVTHPQVIGRPSRLAMLREFIAFVRRYPNVWFATGQDVANAWAAKAPTKAKTP